In Peptostreptococcus equinus, the DNA window ATATTCATTGATGAAATTCTCTAATATGAAATTAGAAAGTGAATATTATTTTTCAGGTGGTTATAGAAAGTAGGCAAATATGTTAGTAAATGATATATTAAATAAAGATTATAAATTTTGTGATTTTGAAGAAAGACCGAAAAGCGTTATTTATAAAGAAGTTGACTTAGATATGTTATTAGAGGAAAATGAAATAGAAGAGAATTAAGGAGAATATTATGAGAGACACTAAAAGCATACTTTTAGCAGGAGGTGCTGGATATATAGGAAGTCATATATGTGTTGAATTATTGAATAGAGATAATAAATATAAGGTAATAGTTGTGGATAATTTTTCAAATTCTAATCCCAAAGTATTAGATAGGATAAAGGATATAACTGGTAAAGATGTAAAGTTTTATGAAATTGACACTAGATCTAACGAGCTTGAAAAGGTGTTTAAAGAAAATAAAATTGATGCTGTAATAGATTTGGCTGCATATAAAGCTGTTGGAGATTCAGTAAAAAATCCATTGAAATATTACAATAATAATTTGATATCACAAATGAATATGTTGTTACTAATGAAAAAATACTCAGTAAATAACTTTGTATTTTCATCATCTGCAACAGTTTATGGAGAGGTAAAAGCAGATGAACTTCCAATAAATGAAAATCATCCAACTTCTACTACTAATCCATATGGGAGCACTAAGTTAATGGGAGAACAAATTCTACAAGATTGTTCAATATCAGATCCAGATTTTAACTGTATAGTACTCAGATATTTTAATCCAATAGGTGCTCATGAGTCAGGAAAAATTGGAGAAGAGGCTATAGGTATTCCTGCAAATGTAATGCCATATATTACAAAAGTTGCTATAGGAGAATTGCCATATTTAAATATATTTGGTAATGATTATGATACTATAGATGGTACAGGTGTAAGGGATTATATACATGTAGTTGACCTTGCAAAGGGTCATGTAAAGGCCCTTGAAAGATTATTGAATAATAGGATAGGAATAGAGTATTTTAATTTAGGTGCTGGCAAAGGCTTTAGTGTATTAGAATTGATTCACGCCTTTTCAAGAGCGTATGGCAAGCAAATAGAATATAAAATAGTAGATAGAAGACCAGGGGATGCAGCCATTATTTATGCAGATCCTAGTAAGGCTAAAGATATATTAAATTGGCAGGTTGAATACAGTTTGGATGATATGTGTAGAGATTCTTGGAATTGGCAAAGTAAAAATCCTAATGGGTATAATATATAATATATAGTAGAACGAAAGGAATAAATTTATGTATAAAAAATTGCTGTATTTATTTCTAGTATTTATTATGTGTTTTACAAATACGGCATGTTCTAAATTTAGTAATAAAGATAATAAGAATACTCAAATAAGCAAAAAAGCAAAATACACAGTATATATGCCAAAGGATAGTATATTGGATAATAGAATTATTAAGGATAAAGAAGTCGCTATAAATTATCTAGAAAAAAAAGATAAATATGGAAATGATGATGTAGATAAGATTGTTAACAATGTGGATAAAAATGTAAGAGTATTGATAATTAGTTCAAATTCACCGGGACTCTTAAAGGCATTTGAAAAAATAAAAGAAAAAATTCCTGGATTAGTTACAGTAGCAATTGACCTTCCAGAATTAGATAATAATAAAAATTTATCATCTAAAAAAAATAAAAGTGTTGAAATATCACTATCATCACAAGAAAATACAGGTGGTCTTAATGCGGCAAAGTTCGCAAAATCTATGGGGGCGAAGGAGTTTTTGTATCTTTCTCTTAATAATTCACCTCGACCATTTGAATATGAAGATATTGAAGAAGTAGAAAATTTTTGTAAATTAAATGGTATGAAATTTACAAATGCTAAAATTGAATCTAATGCTATGAATGGAAAAATTAATGAAAATATAAATAATATTTTTTCTAAAGGAAAAGAATTAGCTGTATTTCCTGCAAGTCCTGAATTATCTGAACTTGTATTCGATAATGCTATTAGATATAAGTATATAGTGCCTAATTTAAACTCTAATAATGATGGGCTACTTTTGTCTAAAAAATTTAATTTGGAAAAATCATATGAATTAAATAATTCAAAATCATATTCAAATGATTTACAAAAAAAGATTGAATCTATGGGACTAAAAGATAGACTAGGGTTGATACCTGAAGGAAAAAGCAATATATTGATTGGATTAGTAATTAAGTCTCATCAATATATGTATAAGAATAGATTTGAATTAGAAGAATCTTTTTCAAATATAAATTTATC includes these proteins:
- a CDS encoding DUF3798 domain-containing protein yields the protein MCFTNTACSKFSNKDNKNTQISKKAKYTVYMPKDSILDNRIIKDKEVAINYLEKKDKYGNDDVDKIVNNVDKNVRVLIISSNSPGLLKAFEKIKEKIPGLVTVAIDLPELDNNKNLSSKKNKSVEISLSSQENTGGLNAAKFAKSMGAKEFLYLSLNNSPRPFEYEDIEEVENFCKLNGMKFTNAKIESNAMNGKINENINNIFSKGKELAVFPASPELSELVFDNAIRYKYIVPNLNSNNDGLLLSKKFNLEKSYELNNSKSYSNDLQKKIESMGLKDRLGLIPEGKSNILIGLVIKSHQYMYKNRFELEESFSNINLSNRLQEEYGYMSKIYKINPSITINKTIKILPRIY
- the galE gene encoding UDP-glucose 4-epimerase GalE — protein: MRDTKSILLAGGAGYIGSHICVELLNRDNKYKVIVVDNFSNSNPKVLDRIKDITGKDVKFYEIDTRSNELEKVFKENKIDAVIDLAAYKAVGDSVKNPLKYYNNNLISQMNMLLLMKKYSVNNFVFSSSATVYGEVKADELPINENHPTSTTNPYGSTKLMGEQILQDCSISDPDFNCIVLRYFNPIGAHESGKIGEEAIGIPANVMPYITKVAIGELPYLNIFGNDYDTIDGTGVRDYIHVVDLAKGHVKALERLLNNRIGIEYFNLGAGKGFSVLELIHAFSRAYGKQIEYKIVDRRPGDAAIIYADPSKAKDILNWQVEYSLDDMCRDSWNWQSKNPNGYNI